From the genome of Perca fluviatilis chromosome 1, GENO_Pfluv_1.0, whole genome shotgun sequence, one region includes:
- the LOC120567461 gene encoding Kv channel-interacting protein 2-like encodes MKSRSQDQSLSDSRELDRSYDPLTGNPPSKPNKKTLKQRFLKLLPCCRSSSSSSISQSNITDDDELTTVRYRPQRLDHLVHQTNFSKKELQVLYRGFKNECPSGAVDEQTFKSIYSKFFPQGDSSMYAHFLFEAFDIHNNGSVSFEDFVISLSIILKGSITDKLNWAFNLYDLNKDGCITREEMTNIMDSIYDMMGKYTDPCMRDNAPKEHVDNFFQKMDKNNDGVVTIEEFLDTCQKDESIMQSMHMFDNVI; translated from the exons atgaaatccAGGAGTCAGGACCAGAGTTTGTCTGACTCCAGAGAGCTGGACAGATCGTACGACCCACTTACAG GTAATCCACCATCCAAACCCAATAAAAAGACCTTAAAGCAGCGGTTCCTCAAACTTCTCCCCTGCTGTCGCTCTAGCTCCAGCTCTTCAATTTCTCAAA GTAATATAACTGATGATGATGAGCTGACGACGGTACGTTACCGACCGCAGAGGCTCGACCATCTCGTACATCAGACCAACTTCAGCAAGAAAGAGCTGCAGGTCCTCTACCGGGGATTCAAAAAT gAGTGTCCCAGTGGTGCTGTGGATGAACAGACTTTTAAAAGCATCTATTCCAAGTTCTTCCCTCAAGGAG ATTCAAGTATGTATGCACATTTCCTGTTTGAAGCTTTTGACATCCACAACAATGGATCGGTCAGCTTTGAG GACTTTGTCATTAGTCTGTCCATCATCTTAAAAGGTTCCATTACTGATAAACTCAACTGGGCCTTTAATCTGTACGATCTTAACAAAGACGGCTGCATCACCAGAGAG GAGATGACAAACATCATGGACTCCATTTATGATATGATGGGAAAGTATACCGATCCCTGCATGAGGGATAATGCTCCCAAAGAGCACGTTGACAACTTCTTCCag AAAATGGACAAGAACAATGACGGAGTGGTCACCATCGAGGAGTTCTTGGATACATGCCAAAAG GATGAAAGCATCATGCAGTCCATGCACATGTTTGACAATGTGATCTAA